The window agaaagttgagtataagCAACTTTATAAGCaactttctgatgatgacaaaataatttatagaagattccagggtaagaccctcaaaagtcttaccgatgaaatgatggaaatcggcgttggcagcgaagaggaacgcctgatgttcaagaggatattcatcctctacatacagatggcgttccttttgccaacgacgataaacaaaatatcgcccgtgcacctcgccccaatttttaagatggacggcataTCGGAGAGAAACTGGGGGGCGCATGTTTTGACCTTCTTGATCAAAGGCATCACAGACtaccaggagaagaagaagaaggcaattgatggctgcctctttgccctcatgataatatactttcatctttctgaaaacaaaggcaagaagagggctgaaagaccaccaaagccttggattgccaactggactaaggagaagttggtggaaagaatgactgcagaaaaagaagaaattttggtaagtaaacataatatgttgcttgtattttatttacctgaatgctgctagctaaaatatctcatgtttcaggggattgtgaagatggcggagacaagagcaagagaaaaaatgaaagaaaaagaaaaaaaagaaaaaaaacaagaaataaaaaaaacaaaaaaaaggaaggcgagtccaacatcgtcttcggagacagaaacagctactgacagtgacacttctacctctgagtctgagactcaacAAGACTCGGAGGATTCAGCAAGAAAACACCccatcaaaaaggggaaaaagtaagtaccatacttgggtgtaatttctttttcgagttgggtgtatcttgttgatcacgttgggtgtatttttagtatgttctaaataatcactgtttgccttccagaatggactccagaaaaagaaagcagaggcaagaggagccagattctgattcagaatctgaatctgaacaaagtgatgagtaatgtcctgaaattattactcctttcttttggcttcattataaagatttcgtgtattaactgaagtgtctgttattaacttataggagtgaagaatcatcacctgcagagaaggagaaggagaagaaaaaaacaaaaacaacaccaaaaaagtaagcacttctttgcataatattctgtgataaaattaattttttatttctgattggtactcttttttttccacccagagcacaaccaaaaaagaaaaaagttctcgtggaggattcacctcctaAAGAAGACCAATACTTtgacgggtacagtacctcgtaagctatattaccgtctatcgtcgtaattatttttgttaacatcttcctttatgaatgtagtgagacatatgaaatatcaagtgacgaaCTGGATGAATGGCTAGGGCAAAACgttgataaatctgctgcagaggggtatgtcttgatGGGCTgtctatttcatattttgttgtgttttgcatgctaataattgtttcttgtttcgcagggagaaccaacctgacctgcgatcgacagaaggtcgctatgtgtcgtctgaaacgtaagaagctttattatttaataaaatcttgttatcatgaatTGGGTGTGTCTTGTGgtaccatttgggtgtattgagtggatcaagttgggtgtatgttgtctAATAAGTTGGAATATTAACTTTGTTGTGTTGCTTGGATCAAATCTGTCTTAgaataccggctgtgaacttgggaactgatgctccttcctctcaaggaaacacagaacagagtagtgtaaaccagccgtcacagagcatgtaatttctctttcaaataaccgttacttttgttcttctattacccttctacttctaattttgtatatatttttttttagaaaaaaagccctttattattttattcaagaaaaaaaaggcaggaaaaaaaagcaaaaactgcaagtatgtaagttctcaaaaaaacaaagcctgtcttctttttgaattgttcgggtgtatttcttgaatttctttgggtgtattttaggttgagtccgtctgattcgaatatgatggttgtgagggaacagacaccgtccgaagcgcttgcaatgtgagttttacaataatattcaaccttataaccttattattttcaaaggcgttgttaacctttcatttttcttcttgtttagagtcccaattcaggtttttgtgccggcatcccaaacaaccactgagacagattttgaaccaacccctatgctacagattgaagggactacagaaacgtaagaaatagtattgagtgtatatttgtttggagtttgggtgtatattagctaacagtttgggtgtatattgttcctgattaGTTTCTTTTACGCcgtgattaattttttgtaactgtgcagcactcctgaaacccccaaacaacttcaagagaccacacccacggttcccccagctccaactaaagtgtaagttcatcagactaaaatcaatctttgcttatcatctgtatattcttattcttattcttattcttatacatgatgacgcagtcatccagacgcagaagacgctgctgccctgttgatgatggcacgAACAGCTtcctatgttcctaaaacagatccaggggtgccatcattcagccttggattgactgattcaagctaggagggggcgtcaacgcaggagacagaaagggaaAAATCTCCAGAAGCTGCGAATTTGATAGAACAATTGGACAGTTTGGTCCAAAGAATAGCAAGCAGCGCGACGAAGGGAAAAAACACaagtccacaaattcagagggagactgggggagaaagttctgcaaagtttgaaactcctcGGGGATTATATCAGATtacggatgatatgaaacaaaagtgctacatctgggggacaAGACTGAAGGAAGATGCAGATGGCAATACTAACGAGTATGAGGAAATGTACACTCTGATTGGCCAAGGAAaatacattttgatgagaatgcaccttgcttccctccaggcaaaaagtgatatagaatctcaggtaatattataataagattaatgtttttacaccaaagtcaatTACAATGcttattaatgtaaaattgatttcggcatatatttctagattgtatctgccatctgcctcatcctcaacaacaaaaatgaaaagagatttcaagaacaaatatactgtctcccccccgatattgtggtaagtaTTACTTCTACAAACttcgggtgtattttctgtattaaTTTGGGTGTATTTGTCACGTTCGATTGGGTGTAAGTTTAGTATTTCATTTCTCGTTTCCCATTCTTGCAGTGCATGGCACTTTCGGATCACCCAAACGGGGAATTCGTATCACCGAAAACGAAAaaggaattcagggtggaagTCTACCCAAGTTTCATTCccttcatagatagaaaaaaattgacttcgcacccatatgtaagttttcgtttgctaaatttgttagtacgcttatttacttatttgcaaaataaaataacacactattCATGTGTGGcgatccttcagatttttgcccCTGTCTGCTACGCCgggcattggtggttatggctgataaatacaagaaagcggaaatgtcaaatacttgacccgctacacaaaaagGCTCCCACCGATGAGAGAAAGGccattaataaattcactgtaagttgcctctgtcttctttactttaatagataggtctatttcgttagttgtgatgggtgtatattgtccattcagttggatgtatcttgtccattcattcgggtgtattactgatttgttttcgtATTTAAGGGATAcgtattttcaagattgataacatatgccggCGGGGAACCTCTTCAGAAAGGGGAGAGggagaaggaaattaaatcaccatatgttaaa is drawn from Arachis hypogaea cultivar Tifrunner chromosome 12, arahy.Tifrunner.gnm2.J5K5, whole genome shotgun sequence and contains these coding sequences:
- the LOC112729381 gene encoding uncharacterized protein; the encoded protein is MVARNQTKDLKCATHLLSDKFRNMAEEKKAIVRDLGFGGLMHVPPLRVDHQLLRELANNFKLGENRLKTGYGSFQITPKTIGDALGINATGNLFPEKVEYKQLYKQLSDDDKIIYRRFQGKTLKSLTDEMMEIGVGSEEERLMFKRIFILYIQMAFLLPTTINKISPVHLAPIFKMDGISERNWGAHVLTFLIKGITDYQEKKKKAIDGCLFALMIIYFHLSENKGKKRAERPPKPWIANWTKEKLVERMTAEKEEILGIVKMAETRAREKMKEKEKKEKKQEIKKTKKRKASPTSSSETETATDSDTSTSESETQQDSEDSARKHPIKKGKKMDSRKRKQRQEEPDSDSESESEQSDESEESSPAEKEKEKKKTKTTPKKAQPKKKKVLVEDSPPKEDQYFDGETYEISSDELDEWLGQNVDKSAAEGENQPDLRSTEGRYVSSETIPAVNLGTDAPSSQGNTEQSSVNQPSQSMLSPSDSNMMVVREQTPSEALAM